Part of the Pseudomonadota bacterium genome is shown below.
AACCTCCTCCTGGTTTTGCAGACCAGGCGCACGGTTTTGAAGACCGCCGGGCGCACCAGCACCATTGTCCCTGTCGAATTATCTGGTGGCAACCCATTCCTTATACGGCCAATTCTCCATGCCGCCGGTCAGAATGGTGAGCTTTGCCTCCGGCACCCCTTGCTCCTTCAAATAGTCATAGGTCCGTTTTGCGCCCCCCTTGCCGCGCGGGCAGACGACAACCACGTTTTCATAGTCCTTGGCCCGGCTGAGTGCAGGAACCAGGGTCTCCCGTTCGGCATCCGACTTCACCGGGTAGGCATTGGTCTCCAGCGACCCCTTGATATGGTGGGCAGCGAAATCCTGCTTTTCCTGGATATCAACCAGGAGCACTGTCCTTTCAGCTTCGAGCCAGCCTTTAAGCACTTCGGCGGACACATACTGGTAATCAGCGGCCATGCAGTGCTGCGCAAAGGCCAGAAATACGGTACAGATGATCAGAACAAGTTTTTTCATGATGATATTTCTCCTTTGTTTTTTTGGTTCACAATTATCCCAACGTTTGTCAGCAATAATATCTTCCTTTCAATTCACATTTTTCGTACCCGGAACACCGGTCACATACCTCGTATCGGACCCGCTCCTCAGCGCCCCAGAGTTGCCGGGCCGTCAAGGCGCATTGCAGCACACAATCATTGCAGGAAGCCGGTTCGTCGGCCCGGACAAATGTCCAGTGATCCTCTTCAAGAAGGATTTTCTTCTTCTGGTTGCAGGACGAGCAGAGAAATTGAAAATGCACATTCCCCTGTTCGTCTTTCTTCTTCCAGGTTGGCATATCTGGCCTCTTGCTAATAACCGGCGTACAAAGCGGCCCCGATGGCGCCAACCAGGTCCGGGGACTCGGGTGAGACCACTCGCGCCTCGGGGAGACGCTCCCGGAGCAACTTGACAACGCAGGGGTTGCGGGCCACGCCGCCGGAAAATACGATGGTCTCACCGTGTCCCATTCGATTGAGCATGCCAACCATCCGATTAACCACCGACAGATGCACCCCCATGGCAATATCCTTTGGCGAGAAACCACGGTTCTTCATGGAAATCACCTCGGACTCGGCAAACACCGTACACATAGAGTTAATCCCGACCTCGTTTTCAGACTTCAGGGCTTCCGACCCGAATTCATCGAGCCGGAAGCCAAGGGTGGCGGCCATGATCTCCAGAAAGCGGCCGGTGCCGGCGGCGCACTTGTCGTTCATCTGGAAATTACTGACCTTACCCTGTTGGTCCAGGGCAATAACCTTGGAGTCCTGGCCGCCGATATCGACCACGGTACGACAGTCCGGGAAAAAATGGCGGGCGCCGATGGCATGGGCCTTGATCTCGGTGATCACCTCATGGGCAAAATGCTCCTTGGCCAGATGCCGCCCGTAACCGGTGGCTACGATCTTTTTCGCGCCATACCTTCCGATCATCGTCAGGGCCTGTTCATACGGGTCAAAACCACTCTCAACCAATTGCTGATCAACAAGTTCACCATCGCGAAAGGCGACAACCTTGATGGTCCGCGAACCCAAATCAATACCTATCTGCATAATAATTACCGAAAAAATTACATGTGACTCTCTATGAAACCCAACAGATTGACCGTTATTGCCTTTATCGATTGAGATATCCTGGATGCCGGATCAAGTCCGGCATGACTTTGTAAAAAATGACCGTCATTCCGGCGAAAGCCGGAATCCAGTTGTCATAAAGATGAATTTCATTAACAAGCACTCAATTATATTTATCCCGCGTCCATACCACCCACCCCAGCCGGTAAACGAGCAGGGGTGCTGTAGATTTGCGTATTCTGGACTGTTCGCTATAGTGAAGCTATGCGAACAGTCCAGAATGCGTGAAGATGCAGTGCCCCTGCTCGTTTACCCCCGGATCTGTTCGAGGAAGGCCTCGATCCTGGTCTGCAGCTGCCCGACATCCTCGGGGGAATAGTCCGTCTCGATGGAGAGGTAGGGAATACCTTCCTTCTCGCACATCTCGCGGATCTTGATCTCCTCGATATTGTAGGTGTGGCAGAACTGCAGGGAATAGTGGAGAATGCCCTGGGCCTTTGAACTGCGATATTCTTTCAGCACCTGATCAACCCGTTCATCGTTGGGGGTAAAGCAGGAACAGTCGATCTGCATATAGCGGTCAGTGAGAACCTCAAGTTGACGATCAATTTCGGTCTGCTCCTCATCAATCAGGTCCTTGAAATAACGGGTGCCGATACAGGACTCCTCATTGACCACCACCGCCCCGGCGGTTTCCAACAGGTTATGGACCTTCCAGTTGGGCAAGGCCATCGGGGTGCCGGAAACCATAATCCGCGGCGCTTCGGTACCAATCACCCCCACGCCGGCCACCACCCGCTGCTCCAATTCATCGCAAAGGGCGTTGACCTTCTCGGCAAAACGGACCGGCTCATCGTAAAAGGCAATCTGTTCGATCAAAAGACCATCCTTACCGCTGATCGGGGCCGGGCTTGCAGAGCGCAAGGCGGTCAACCGCTGCAGCGCCTTGCGCTTGTTATTGATCACCTTGATTGCTCCTGCCAAATCCTCTGCAGAGATTTCAGTCTTGCAGACCTCCTCCACTTTCACCTTGAAGTCTTTTACTTCCTCGATCCACAGAGCCCGGTCCCGCGCCTTTTTCATCTGCGGAATCTCCATGACATAGGTCGGCACCAGACGATCAAGAATCTCCCAGGTTTTTTTCTTTGCGTCACAGGTCGTCTCTCCGTAAACAAAATCAACGCTCTGGAAATAGGGACAGATCCTGCCGGCCTTGAAACCGTAAGCCGATTTGACCATCGGGCAGATATTACGGGGCAGGATTTTTTCGGCATCCGGAATCGACCCCGCCGAACCGCCGCAGAGTCCGACACAGACCCCGCCCGCCGCCACCACAATCTCTTCCGGGATATAGACGCAAAAGGTGCCGACCACCGGTTTGCCGGTTTTCTTGACCTCCAGCATCTCCTGGATCCGGCCGCCGAAGATCTCGGAGACCATAGTGTCGAAATAGGCCATCTTCTCCGGTCGGTTCGCCTGGGTCAGATACATCTTGCCGTAGACCTCGCCCAGCATCTGCCGCGCCTTGTCAAAGCGGGGCACATCCATGTCGAGTCCGGCCCACATCTCGGGGTAGGCCTTTACTTCAAAATTTTCATTACTCATTGAATTCTCCTCCTGAGTCAAATTAACATCCACAACTGCCACTGCTGCAGGAACCACCGCAACCACCAGCAGCATCGGGAAGGGGTTTTTCACTTGTTATGGAAAACCCGCCACCTCCCCCACAGCCACAGCCTGAGGTTTTTTCCACGAAATCAACCGTGATCGTGCCGCATTCCACCGCCAGGTCCTCGGCAAGAAGAAGGGTAAACGTCTCGTTTTCCAGGGCATGATCGCTTTCTTTGCGGTCATCCAGGGCAAGTCCCAGGGACATGCCGCCACAGCCATTCGCTACGGTGATCCGGACCGGTGACTCGATGTTGTTTTCTGCCAGATAGGCAGAGAGCTTCTCCGCCGCCAATTCAGTTACTTCAATCATGATGCTCTCCTTATTTGTTGATGTTTCAGAAAAATTATTTGCCGATATTCTTTTCTTTGCTAATGGGTTTCTCCAATAAGCGGATTATCTCCTCCGCAGATTTGTATCCCGGCATAACCCGCCCATCCGGCAGGACCAGGGTGGGAGTGGAACTGATCCCCAGCCGGGCGGCCAGCTCCAGGTTCTTGTCAACCTGATCGGTTTCACAGTCAGGCGGCGCAATATTCTTCCCGGCCAGACTTTCCTCAAGCATGACCAGAGATTTGGCGCAGATTATGGCTTTGGCCCGTTCGTAGGCCTCAGGGTGGCTTTTCAAGGGAAACATCTTGATGAAAAATGCCATGTCGGGACGTTGCCCCACGACACGCTTCATTTCGGCATGCAGCTTCAGGCAATAGGGGCATTGCGGATCATCAAAGACGATGATCTTGATCGGCGCATCCGGTTTGCCGACAATGAGGGCGTCATCAAGAGGGATCAGGGAGACATCAATCCGGTTCAAATCGGCAAAACGCTCCCTGGTAATATCCTGTTTGTCCGCTATTTTGATCACCGCGCCATTGATCAGATATTGCTTGGAAAAGTCGATAAAAACCGGGATGACCTGTTGCCGCTGCCGGACATCCACCTCCCAGAGACCTGGAACCTCGGCGAGTTTGAGATCGACAATTTGTTCTTCCGGCATTGAAAGCAAAACCGCTGCTTCATTTTTGCCAAGTATGTGGCAGTCCCTGCAACTCCCGGCCCCGCAACCATCAGCGGTAAAAGCCTGTGCCACGCAACATTGATAAAAAAAGGCCAGCAGACAGGCCGCGAAGGCTATGGTAAGTTTTCTATTCATCTCTATTCCTGGTTTGTTAAAAGGTTCTGCTCAACCGAGCAACCGGCTCTGCCAGTAGCTGCCGTAGGCGACGCCCATCGGGTTATTGGCCAGGGCCCGGTCCTTGACCGCCAGCACCGTGACCGGCGCCTCGGAATATTTCTGGAACAGGATGTCGTGACCCAGACAGAGCCCCAGCTGGATGTTCAGATCGGTCTTGGCGCGATTCAGCATCTGGGCCTGACCGATGGGGTTGCAGGCGATTTCGAAGGCCTCCGGCTTGATCTTGCTCATCCCGTGTTCGTCCTTGTCGAGCCCGCCCATCTTGCAGCAGACCGACTCGACCTTGAAGTGGCGGGCGAAAACTTTGGCGATAAACTCCGCTTCGCGCGCCAAGCCGATGCAGAAGGCCACCCCCAGGCGGGTGTACCCGGCCCGTTTGGCAAATTCGATGATCTCTTCCAGCCGGGTTAGCGAGTTGCCGTGTTCGGCGCGCATCTGCTCGCTGATATTGTGGAAGGGCTTGTTCTCCGGCAAGGCATAAGCGGCCGGATCGAGTTGGCCGCCGGTACAGTCGAAGCCCTCTTTGTTGCAGCGGTTTTTCGGTTTCTGACCACATTGGGCGCATTTCATAGGTTCATCCTCAAATGTTTATGACGCTGTCCGCCACCTGTAGAGAGGTAACGATATCCAGCATATTGGTGGTCTCACCCACCTGTTTCCTGTCGAGTAGTTTGAAATGGTTGAGACAGGTGCCGCAGACCAGGATCGAAACCCCGGCATCGGCCAATTCCCGCAGAACCGGCAGGGCCTCGGCCCCTTCCACCGCGAGTTTGACCCCGCTGTTGACCATGACCAGCCGCCAGAGAACAGGCCCCATCTCCTTCAAGGTCTTCAGGAAATTAAGCATCAGTCCGGCCCCTAAAGCCTCATCGCCGTGGCCAAGCCGATCGGTGGTGAGCATCACCAGGATCTTTTTGCCGCCGACCGGAACAGCGGCCAATTCCTCATCATCCATCACCCGGCACCCCTCGCCGCCCTCAAAGCCGATGACCTTGAACCCACCCTTTTCCTCCTCCACCGTCACCTGATAGCCCTGATGGGCGAGGAAACGGCTGACATTTTCCCTGGCCGCCTCGTTATCGACCATGATCGCAATCGATGCGGGCCGCTCCCCGACAAGAATATCCCTGACCTGCATGACCGGCGCCGGGCAGGCCTGGCCCCGGCAGTCGAGTTCTCGTTTCATCCTTTTTTCCTCCTTCATTGGACTATGATTGTGTCCCGGGGTCCCGTAACCACCTCGCCGATGATCGAGGCCGCTGCCACTCTCCGGTCCCGAAGGGCGGCGAGCAATTCTTCCGCCTCTTCGCTTGCCACCGCCATCAGGAGACCGCCCGAGGTCTGCGGGTCGAAGCAGAGGTCGCGGACAACCTGGTCCACCGAGTCGGCAAAGGTCACGAATGGCCCCCGGAATTGTTTGTTGTTGTAGGTTCCGGCCGGCACCAGCCCCATGGCGGCCCATTCCAGGGCCTCGGGGTAATGGGGCAGAGAGGTTGAGTCGATCCGCAGGCCATACCCTGAGTCCACCACCATCTCGGCCAGATGCCCCAGGAGACCGAAGCCGGTGATATCGGTGCAACCGCTGACGTTAAAGTCAAACATCACTTCCGCCGCAACCCGGTTCAGGGCCGCCATATTTTCGATCACCCGGTCAACCACCCGGCTGTCTGCAAAACCGGCCTTGATCGCGGTGCAGACAATGCCGGTGCCGAGCGGCTTGGTGAGGATCAGTTTATCGCCGCACCTGATCTTTTTCTTGGTCAACACCTTATCCGGATAAACAAAACCGGTCACCGACAGGCCGTATTTGAGTTCGGGATCGTCAATGGTGTGACCGCCGACCAGAACCACCCCGGCCTCCCGCAGGGTTGCAAGCCCGCCCTCGATCACCTGGCGCAGGACAGAGAGGTCCAGTTTGCTCGCCGGAAAGGCAACGATGTTCATGGCGGTTTTCGGAATGCCGCCCATGGCGTAAACATCGCTCAAGGCGTTGGCGGCGGCGATTCTGCCAAAGGCGTGCGGGTCATCGACCATGGGCGGGAAAAAATCCAGGGTCTGGACCAGGGCCAGGTCATCAGAAATTTTATAGACCCCCGCATCATCGGCCCGTTCCAGACCGACGATCAAGTTTTCATCCACCGGCAGATCGAGGCCGCACAGGGCCCGGTCAAGATCGCCGGGCGGCAATTTAGCAGCGCAACCGGCGCCCTTGACGGTTTGGGTGAGACGGACAGGGCTCTCAATCATCACGCAACACTCCCATCGCCGTAAATCTCCTGCAGCGCCTTGCCACATTTCTCCTGGACCAGTCCGGCGATAACCGGTCGGGAGAAATCACGGGCCTGCATCATCTCTTTCGAAGCATTGATCAGGCCGATACGGATTTTCCGGCCCCGGGCCGCCTCGGCGGCTTCGGCCAAGCGGCGCTGCATTTCCATCCGCTCCTTCTTTTCCACTTGCCCCAAGGGGCCAAGCTGCCTGATCTTTTCAGTAAAACCGGTGATGATCTTGACGAAATTCGGCCCTTCGGCGGCCGAGGCCCAGTCGATCAGGAAACGTTCCCGGGCGATGCCGAGACGATCCAGCATCTCATGGACCAGCGAGGCCGAGACCAGGGCGTGGAAGTTCCCGTCCTGATAATGGCACTCGCCGGGATGACAGCCGCCGACAAAGATGCCGTCGGCGCCGTTGGCGAGCCCTTCCAGGGGAAAGGATGGGTCAAGCCGACCGGTGCACATGATCCGGACAACCCTTAAGTTCGGCGGGTACTGGTAGCGTCCCACCCCGGCCGAGTCGGCGGCGGTGTAACAGCACCAATTGCAGAGAAATCCTAAAATATGGGGGTTGTAAACGTTCGTCATTATTCTTCTCCTTGCGGGTTGAAGGCACGCACCTGAGCCATGATACCGTCGTAGGTGAAACGACCCATGTCGATGGCCAAAGTCGGGCAGCGGGCGGCGCAGACTCCGCAGCCCTTGCAGGAGGCGGTGATGGTTCTGGCCTTTCTGAGTTTGTCTTCCTTGTAAATCTGGATCGCCTTGTAGGGGCAGAAGGTCTCGCAGGCCCCGCAGCCGATGCATTTTTCCGGATCAACCTTGGAAACAATGGGTTCCGGGGTGATCCTGCCATGGGCCAAAGGCTGACAGGCGCGTCCCGCAGCGGCCTGGGCCTGGGCAATGGTCTCGTCGATGGCTTTCGGGGCATGGGCCAGGCCGCAGACAAAAACCCCGTCCACCGCCAGATCCACCGGCCGCAGCTTGACATGGGCCTCCAGATAAAACCTGTCGCCGGTCACCGGCACCTTGAGGAGTTTGGCAAGCTGTTCCGGCTCCTCGGCCACGATACCGGTGGAGAGGATGAGCAGGTCCCCCTGCCGTTCAACCTCCTCGCCCAGGATTGGATCGAAAATCTTCACCAGCGGCCTGGCGTTATTTGCCTTGCCGATAACCACTTCCGGCGGCCTCTCCGGGGTGTAGCGGGTGAAGATCACCCCGAACTCTCTGGCCCTGCGATAGTCATCCTCCATGAAACCGTAGGTCCGCATGTCCCGGTAGAGGATAGTGATCTGGGTAGCAGGCGAAATCTCCTTAAGACGCAGGGCGTTTTTCACCGCCTGGCCGCAGCAGACCCGGCTGCAGTAGGCAAGATCGTCGCCCCGGGAGCCGACGCACTGGATCATGACGACCTGGTTGCAATTTGTCGGCAGCGGATTTTTCGAGTCGAGTCGCTTTTCCAGATCGATCTGGGTCAGCACCCGGTTTGACTCGCCGTAGCCGAATTGATACGGGACATACGGCCTGCCGCCGGTGGCGATCACCACCACCCCGTGGTTGATCACCGTGCTTCCCTTCTGCCCCTCGACGGTGGAGGTGAAGTTGCCGATGTAACCCGAAATTGCAATCAGTTGCGTTTGAGTAAGCAAGGTGATTTTGGGGTGTTTTTTTATCCGCCCGATCAGGTTGCGGATCTTTTCCCGGGGATCGTTGCCGTGGCGGTCGCGGCTGAGCAGCAGTGCCCGGCCGCCAGGCGTTTTTTCATTTTCGATCAGGGTGCACTCAAACCCCTGATCAGCAATGGCTAGCGCGGCAGTCATCCCGGCCAGCCCGGCCCCGATCACCAGGGCCGACGGGGTGACCGGCAGCACCTGCTCTTTCAGCGGCACCAGCAACCTGGCCTTGGCCACCGCCATGCGCACCAGGTCTTTTGATTTTTCGGTGGCCGCCTCCTTCTCGTTCATGTGGACCCAGGAACATTGATCGCGGATATTGGCCATTTCAAAAAGCGCCCGGTTCAGCCCCGCTTCGCGCATGGTCGCCTGAAAGAGCGGTTCATGAGTCCTGGGCGTGCAGGCCGAGACCACCAGCCGGTTCAGGTTATGCTCCTTGATAATCGAGGCGATCTGGGCCTGGGCGTCCTGAGAGCAGGAATAAAGATTGTCGGTGGCATAGGCCACCCCCGGCAGGATTTTGGCGTATTCCGCCACCGACGGCACATTGACCACGCCGCCGATGTTGATCCCGCAGTGACAGACAAAGACGCCGATGCGCGGCTCTTCACCCGCGACATCCCGCTCGACGGGCAAGACTGCGGCCACAGTCTCGGAATCCCTGCCTTGCGCCAGAAGACCGGAACAAAGCCCGGCCACGCCGCCCGCCTGGGTAACGCTGTCGGGGATGTCCTTCGGTCCCTGAAAGGCGCCGATCACGTAAACCCCCGGACGGCTGGCGGCAAGGGGCGCATAGGCGTCGGTGGCGGCGAACTGGTATCCGTTCAGGTCGATGCCGCAGGCCTCGGCCAGCTGCGCGGCGTCTTCCGGCGCTTCAAGACCCTGGGAGAGCACCACCAGATCAAATTTTTCATAATGATGTTTTCCGGCGTCATCAGCCCAGGTCAACAGCAAACCGCCGTCGAAGACATCCTCAACCTGTGGCGGTCTGGCGTAGATCACCTGGAAGTTATTCTCGGCGATGGCCCGTTCCCGGGCAGCGTCAAAGCCCTTGCCGTGGGTGCGGACATCCATGTAAAAAAGGGTGATCTCCGCCTCGGGGTCGTGCTCGCGGGCGAGGGTTGCCTGCTTGATGGCGTACATGCAGCAGACCGAAGAGCAGTAGTTGTTGCCGCAGGTTTCGTCCCGGGAGCCGATGCATTGCAGGAAGGCGATTTTTTTCGGGTGCTTCTGATCACTGATCCTGACAATTTCACCGCCGGTGGGGCCGGAGGCGCACATCAGCCGTTCGTGCTCGAAGGCGGTCAGGACATCGTCAAATTTTCCCCAGCCGTAGGAACGCAACACCTCTTCCTTGACCCGGCCAAAACCGGGCGCCAGCACCACTGCTCCCACTTGCAGGTCGAGGATTTTTTCGGTGTCGTCGAAGCGGATGGCGTTTTTTCCGCAGACCACGGCACATAAGCCGCAGGTTTCATGATTGAGGCGCAGGCAGGCCTTGGGGTCGATATGGTAAGTGGCCGGCACCGCCTGGGCGTAATCGATATGGGCGGCATGGGTTGTTTGCAGATCCTCGTTATAATCATCCCCCATTTCCTTGAGACAGTACAAGGTGCACTGACCGCAGCCGTTGCAGATTTCTTCATCGATGTAGCGAGGTTGCTTTTTTACTCGGGCGGTGAAACGGCCCGGCTCGCCGACCAGAGACAGCAGCTCGGATTTGGTCAGGATCTCGATGTTGCCGTCGCGGCCCGCTTCAACCAGTTTGGGGGCGAGGATACACAGCGAGCAATCGTTGGTGGGAAAGGTCTTATCAAGCCGGGCCATGACCCCGCCGATGGCGCCGCTTTTCTCGACCAGATAGACCTTGAAACCAAGCGCCGACAGGTCGAGTGCGGCCTGAACACCGGCAACACCGCCGCCGATCACCATCACGGCGCCGCTGGGGACCTCGGATTTTATGTTTGAAACTGGGGCATTCATGATATTCTCCTGTTTCCTTGTCTCAATCTGCTGGTCTTCATGTTTCAGGAAAGTCCGGCGGAGCCGCTCAACCCGGTGAGGAAGGCAGCTCCAGGGATGGCAATCAGTTGGAGGTCACCGGCAGACCCGCCTCTTTCCA
Proteins encoded:
- a CDS encoding DUF1847 domain-containing protein — encoded protein: MKCAQCGQKPKNRCNKEGFDCTGGQLDPAAYALPENKPFHNISEQMRAEHGNSLTRLEEIIEFAKRAGYTRLGVAFCIGLAREAEFIAKVFARHFKVESVCCKMGGLDKDEHGMSKIKPEAFEIACNPIGQAQMLNRAKTDLNIQLGLCLGHDILFQKYSEAPVTVLAVKDRALANNPMGVAYGSYWQSRLLG
- a CDS encoding 3-hydroxyacyl-ACP dehydratase — its product is MQIGIDLGSRTIKVVAFRDGELVDQQLVESGFDPYEQALTMIGRYGAKKIVATGYGRHLAKEHFAHEVITEIKAHAIGARHFFPDCRTVVDIGGQDSKVIALDQQGKVSNFQMNDKCAAGTGRFLEIMAATLGFRLDEFGSEALKSENEVGINSMCTVFAESEVISMKNRGFSPKDIAMGVHLSVVNRMVGMLNRMGHGETIVFSGGVARNPCVVKLLRERLPEARVVSPESPDLVGAIGAALYAGY
- a CDS encoding 2-hydroxyacyl-CoA dehydratase family protein is translated as MSNENFEVKAYPEMWAGLDMDVPRFDKARQMLGEVYGKMYLTQANRPEKMAYFDTMVSEIFGGRIQEMLEVKKTGKPVVGTFCVYIPEEIVVAAGGVCVGLCGGSAGSIPDAEKILPRNICPMVKSAYGFKAGRICPYFQSVDFVYGETTCDAKKKTWEILDRLVPTYVMEIPQMKKARDRALWIEEVKDFKVKVEEVCKTEISAEDLAGAIKVINNKRKALQRLTALRSASPAPISGKDGLLIEQIAFYDEPVRFAEKVNALCDELEQRVVAGVGVIGTEAPRIMVSGTPMALPNWKVHNLLETAGAVVVNEESCIGTRYFKDLIDEEQTEIDRQLEVLTDRYMQIDCSCFTPNDERVDQVLKEYRSSKAQGILHYSLQFCHTYNIEEIKIREMCEKEGIPYLSIETDYSPEDVGQLQTRIEAFLEQIRG
- a CDS encoding rhodanese-like domain-containing protein, whose product is MKKLVLIICTVFLAFAQHCMAADYQYVSAEVLKGWLEAERTVLLVDIQEKQDFAAHHIKGSLETNAYPVKSDAERETLVPALSRAKDYENVVVVCPRGKGGAKRTYDYLKEQGVPEAKLTILTGGMENWPYKEWVATR
- a CDS encoding hydrogenase iron-sulfur subunit, translated to MTNVYNPHILGFLCNWCCYTAADSAGVGRYQYPPNLRVVRIMCTGRLDPSFPLEGLANGADGIFVGGCHPGECHYQDGNFHALVSASLVHEMLDRLGIARERFLIDWASAAEGPNFVKIITGFTEKIRQLGPLGQVEKKERMEMQRRLAEAAEAARGRKIRIGLINASKEMMQARDFSRPVIAGLVQEKCGKALQEIYGDGSVA
- the yedF gene encoding sulfurtransferase-like selenium metabolism protein YedF, with the protein product MKRELDCRGQACPAPVMQVRDILVGERPASIAIMVDNEAARENVSRFLAHQGYQVTVEEEKGGFKVIGFEGGEGCRVMDDEELAAVPVGGKKILVMLTTDRLGHGDEALGAGLMLNFLKTLKEMGPVLWRLVMVNSGVKLAVEGAEALPVLRELADAGVSILVCGTCLNHFKLLDRKQVGETTNMLDIVTSLQVADSVINI
- a CDS encoding IscA/HesB family protein, encoding MIEVTELAAEKLSAYLAENNIESPVRITVANGCGGMSLGLALDDRKESDHALENETFTLLLAEDLAVECGTITVDFVEKTSGCGCGGGGGFSITSEKPLPDAAGGCGGSCSSGSCGC
- a CDS encoding FAD-dependent oxidoreductase, which gives rise to MNAPVSNIKSEVPSGAVMVIGGGVAGVQAALDLSALGFKVYLVEKSGAIGGVMARLDKTFPTNDCSLCILAPKLVEAGRDGNIEILTKSELLSLVGEPGRFTARVKKQPRYIDEEICNGCGQCTLYCLKEMGDDYNEDLQTTHAAHIDYAQAVPATYHIDPKACLRLNHETCGLCAVVCGKNAIRFDDTEKILDLQVGAVVLAPGFGRVKEEVLRSYGWGKFDDVLTAFEHERLMCASGPTGGEIVRISDQKHPKKIAFLQCIGSRDETCGNNYCSSVCCMYAIKQATLAREHDPEAEITLFYMDVRTHGKGFDAARERAIAENNFQVIYARPPQVEDVFDGGLLLTWADDAGKHHYEKFDLVVLSQGLEAPEDAAQLAEACGIDLNGYQFAATDAYAPLAASRPGVYVIGAFQGPKDIPDSVTQAGGVAGLCSGLLAQGRDSETVAAVLPVERDVAGEEPRIGVFVCHCGINIGGVVNVPSVAEYAKILPGVAYATDNLYSCSQDAQAQIASIIKEHNLNRLVVSACTPRTHEPLFQATMREAGLNRALFEMANIRDQCSWVHMNEKEAATEKSKDLVRMAVAKARLLVPLKEQVLPVTPSALVIGAGLAGMTAALAIADQGFECTLIENEKTPGGRALLLSRDRHGNDPREKIRNLIGRIKKHPKITLLTQTQLIAISGYIGNFTSTVEGQKGSTVINHGVVVIATGGRPYVPYQFGYGESNRVLTQIDLEKRLDSKNPLPTNCNQVVMIQCVGSRGDDLAYCSRVCCGQAVKNALRLKEISPATQITILYRDMRTYGFMEDDYRRAREFGVIFTRYTPERPPEVVIGKANNARPLVKIFDPILGEEVERQGDLLILSTGIVAEEPEQLAKLLKVPVTGDRFYLEAHVKLRPVDLAVDGVFVCGLAHAPKAIDETIAQAQAAAGRACQPLAHGRITPEPIVSKVDPEKCIGCGACETFCPYKAIQIYKEDKLRKARTITASCKGCGVCAARCPTLAIDMGRFTYDGIMAQVRAFNPQGEE
- a CDS encoding DsbC family protein — its product is MNRKLTIAFAACLLAFFYQCCVAQAFTADGCGAGSCRDCHILGKNEAAVLLSMPEEQIVDLKLAEVPGLWEVDVRQRQQVIPVFIDFSKQYLINGAVIKIADKQDITRERFADLNRIDVSLIPLDDALIVGKPDAPIKIIVFDDPQCPYCLKLHAEMKRVVGQRPDMAFFIKMFPLKSHPEAYERAKAIICAKSLVMLEESLAGKNIAPPDCETDQVDKNLELAARLGISSTPTLVLPDGRVMPGYKSAEEIIRLLEKPISKEKNIGK
- the selD gene encoding selenide, water dikinase SelD; this translates as MIESPVRLTQTVKGAGCAAKLPPGDLDRALCGLDLPVDENLIVGLERADDAGVYKISDDLALVQTLDFFPPMVDDPHAFGRIAAANALSDVYAMGGIPKTAMNIVAFPASKLDLSVLRQVIEGGLATLREAGVVLVGGHTIDDPELKYGLSVTGFVYPDKVLTKKKIRCGDKLILTKPLGTGIVCTAIKAGFADSRVVDRVIENMAALNRVAAEVMFDFNVSGCTDITGFGLLGHLAEMVVDSGYGLRIDSTSLPHYPEALEWAAMGLVPAGTYNNKQFRGPFVTFADSVDQVVRDLCFDPQTSGGLLMAVASEEAEELLAALRDRRVAAASIIGEVVTGPRDTIIVQ